From one Bacteroidales bacterium genomic stretch:
- a CDS encoding DUF2461 domain-containing protein, translating to MSLSYMENILNFLSDLKANNNRDWFNTNKDRYLEVKSLHAEFLDKVIHGVAAFDREIQLLPAAECTFRIYRDVRFAKNKDPYKINMGAVIRRGGRKSNYAGYYLHLEPGATFAGGGQFMPAPEVLRAIRYEIYNFPQDFQNILSHPDFVKTFGALQEKDKLKRPPKDFPADAPMIEHLKFKSFTAGKSFTDEQVRNDTFLHDVINTFKAIQPLLRFLNRSTDFTS from the coding sequence ATGAGTTTATCCTACATGGAAAATATTCTCAATTTTTTATCGGATTTAAAAGCCAACAACAACCGTGATTGGTTTAACACTAATAAGGACAGATATCTTGAAGTAAAATCGTTGCACGCCGAATTTTTGGATAAGGTTATCCACGGAGTGGCTGCATTCGACCGCGAAATACAACTGCTTCCAGCGGCAGAGTGCACGTTCAGGATTTATCGTGATGTGCGCTTTGCCAAAAACAAAGACCCTTACAAAATTAATATGGGAGCCGTCATTCGCAGGGGCGGACGCAAAAGCAACTATGCCGGTTATTATCTTCACCTGGAACCCGGAGCTACCTTTGCCGGTGGCGGACAATTCATGCCTGCACCCGAGGTACTTCGAGCCATCCGCTACGAAATTTATAACTTCCCACAGGATTTTCAGAACATCCTTTCTCATCCTGATTTTGTAAAAACTTTTGGAGCGCTTCAGGAGAAGGATAAGCTCAAAAGGCCACCGAAAGACTTTCCGGCCGATGCTCCCATGATTGAGCATCTGAAATTTAAAAGCTTTACAGCCGGAAAATCATTTACTGACGAGCAGGTAAGAAATGATACGTTTCTGCATGATGTTATCAACACATTCAAAGCAATCCAGCCACTGCTGCGGTTTCTGAACCGATCCACTGATTTTACATCTTAG
- the rimP gene encoding ribosome assembly cofactor RimP — protein MIDKTKIETLANAALADSDRFVTETKVSPGNIIIVTIDGDAGVTIDDCISLSKTIESSLNRDEEDFELRVTSFGADSPLQLLRQYHKNIGRQLQVMLHDNEKVKGFLRTVTDEMIILEPLPERKKTAPPEPVTIPFADIRQAKVILSFK, from the coding sequence ATGATTGATAAAACGAAAATAGAAACACTGGCCAATGCTGCTTTAGCAGACAGCGATCGCTTTGTAACTGAAACAAAAGTATCGCCTGGCAACATCATCATCGTCACCATCGATGGCGATGCGGGTGTTACCATCGACGATTGTATCAGCCTCAGCAAAACCATCGAGAGCAGCCTCAATCGCGACGAAGAAGATTTTGAACTGCGCGTCACTTCATTTGGCGCCGATAGCCCTTTGCAGCTTCTGCGGCAATATCACAAAAATATTGGCCGGCAATTGCAGGTGATGCTGCACGACAACGAAAAGGTAAAAGGCTTTTTACGCACAGTTACCGATGAAATGATAATACTGGAACCCTTGCCGGAAAGAAAAAAAACCGCACCACCGGAGCCTGTTACTATTCCGTTTGCCGATATCCGGCAGGCCAAAGTCATTTTATCTTTTAAATAA
- the nusA gene encoding transcription termination factor NusA, which translates to MDNINLVETFSEFKDFKNIDRESMMRILEEVFRHMIEKKYGTAENVDVIVNIDRGDLEIYRMLEIVEDGMVEDESTQIEYSKAIRIEPDFEIGEEVSEEIKMKDFGRREILTIRQNLIAKVQEYEKDNVYHKYKDRIGEIIAGEVYQVWKKEMLVLDDEGIELLLPKSEQIPTDYYRKGDTIRAVVSKVDMRNNNLQIILSRVSPVFLERLFEQEVPEVYDGLITIKSIVRVPGERAKIAVESYDDRIDPVGACVGMKGSRIHGIVRELKNENIDVINYTSNAQLYIQRALSPAKITSITIDDVTKRADVYMKPDQVSLAIGKGGFNIKLAGKLTGYEIDVYRDVESEIDDDVNIQEFSDEIDQWIIDALKAIGCDTARSVLLLDAAELLSRTDLEEETVNEVLRILKAEFE; encoded by the coding sequence ATGGATAACATTAACCTGGTCGAAACCTTTTCGGAATTTAAAGATTTCAAAAACATCGACCGTGAATCGATGATGAGGATTCTCGAAGAGGTTTTTCGGCACATGATAGAAAAAAAGTACGGAACAGCCGAAAACGTCGACGTGATTGTAAACATCGACCGCGGAGACCTTGAGATTTATCGCATGCTCGAAATTGTTGAAGATGGGATGGTGGAGGACGAAAGCACGCAGATAGAATATTCCAAAGCCATCCGCATCGAACCCGACTTTGAGATTGGAGAGGAGGTATCCGAAGAAATTAAAATGAAGGACTTCGGACGCCGCGAAATTCTTACCATCCGGCAAAACCTTATCGCCAAGGTGCAGGAATACGAGAAAGATAATGTTTATCACAAATACAAAGACCGTATCGGTGAGATCATAGCCGGTGAAGTTTATCAGGTCTGGAAAAAAGAAATGCTGGTTTTGGACGACGAAGGCATCGAGCTTTTGCTACCCAAATCGGAGCAAATTCCTACAGATTATTACCGCAAAGGCGATACCATACGCGCTGTTGTTTCTAAAGTTGATATGCGCAACAACAATCTGCAGATCATTCTTTCGCGTGTGTCGCCCGTATTTCTTGAGCGACTTTTCGAACAGGAAGTGCCAGAAGTTTACGATGGTCTTATCACCATCAAAAGTATTGTAAGGGTTCCCGGCGAAAGAGCCAAGATTGCTGTAGAATCATACGACGATCGTATCGATCCGGTTGGCGCCTGCGTGGGCATGAAAGGATCGCGTATCCACGGCATCGTGCGTGAGCTGAAAAATGAGAACATCGACGTGATCAACTACACTTCCAACGCTCAGCTTTACATACAGCGCGCACTAAGTCCTGCCAAGATCACCTCTATCACCATCGACGATGTAACCAAAAGAGCCGACGTGTATATGAAGCCCGACCAGGTTTCGTTGGCCATTGGCAAAGGAGGTTTCAATATCAAGCTGGCCGGTAAACTTACAGGATATGAAATCGACGTCTATCGAGATGTGGAAAGCGAGATCGACGATGATGTAAATATCCAGGAATTCAGCGATGAAATAGATCAGTGGATCATCGATGCACTCAAAGCCATCGGCTGCGATACAGCCCGTAGCGTTTTGCTTCTGGATGCCGCTGAACTCTTGTCGCGCACCGACCTTGAAGAGGAGACAGTCAACGAAGTACTCAGGATCTTAAAAGCAGAGTTTGAATAA
- the infB gene encoding translation initiation factor IF-2 produces MAVTKATRLNKAARDFNVSVRGIVEFLAKKGVEIEENPNTKISVQIYDLLTQEFSKEKSVKEEARKIDIGSVKRETISLEDRKRPKPDFDDYEDDQDIIIRGVSVEIDDDFKRAVEPHHDMHARKKETPAAPEKKEETPKPAPAEAMQPEPAKETSAPEGWPGPSADEMPPVKKSEPEPQPASEEPVAEKAKPAPLPEEKPKPETNPAQPVAEVSAPQKTDTPVEKPSAEKKAEEEPKAEEEPKAEKPLAKEPSKKAEKEKEAEQPSLNIVGSIDLSTINERTKPARKSAAEKRKQREDRKKAVPAKGAEEKPKTAKTTKAKKSEKPAEKKPKAEKATPPTAEQQKPVAEKKPEAKKSDPYEDNFLKTEFKKLAGPNIVGKIELPVEKKYERKKPVASSSDEVKPKRKKRKRIKKDGQATPTAGQSKTPTRPVDRDRAKTARPGRGRKARTEPRRELTEEEVQKQIKETLARLSGVGKSKASKYRRQKRDIIHKQLEKEAQVREEEKKVITVTEFVTANELASLMNVQVTNVISVCMQLGLFVSINQRLDAETIGVVAEEFGFGVKFESAETVISDTEEEIDEEGDLKFRSPIVTVMGHVDHGKTKLLDHIRSANVIAGEAGGITQHIGAYEVILENEKKITFLDTPGHEAFTAMRARGAQVTDVAIIVIAADDSVMPQTVEAINHAQAADVPIVFAINKIDKPTANTERIKEQLSQMNILVEDWGGKFQSQEISAKAGINIDELLEKVLLEAELLDLKANPKRRANGTIIESSLDKGRGYVSKLLVQNGTLNIGDIVIAGAHYGRVKAMYNERNLPVKIAGPSVPVLMLGLNGAPQAGDSFKVMTDERDAKNIATKRQQLQREQDFRTQKHVTLDEIGRRIAIGDFKELNIIVKGDVDGSVEALADSMLKLSTPEVQVNVIHKSVGQVTETDVMLASASDAIIVAFQVRPSLGARRLAEREQIDIRSYSIIYSAIEEIKAAIEGMLAPTIEEKIVCNIEVREVFKITKVGTIAGCLVLDGTITRNTTVRVIRDGIVIYTGRLGSLKRFKDDVREVQSGYECGLNIENFNDIKVGDIIEGFEEVEIARKLDD; encoded by the coding sequence ATGGCAGTAACCAAAGCAACAAGGCTTAACAAAGCGGCCCGTGATTTCAATGTCTCGGTAAGGGGGATTGTGGAATTTTTAGCGAAAAAAGGTGTTGAAATTGAAGAAAATCCCAACACCAAAATTTCTGTGCAAATTTATGATCTTCTCACCCAAGAGTTTAGCAAGGAGAAATCAGTAAAAGAAGAGGCACGTAAAATAGATATCGGCAGCGTGAAACGTGAGACCATATCTTTGGAAGATCGTAAGCGTCCTAAGCCTGATTTCGACGATTACGAAGACGATCAGGATATCATCATACGCGGAGTATCTGTAGAAATTGATGATGACTTTAAGAGAGCTGTTGAGCCTCATCACGATATGCATGCCAGGAAAAAAGAAACTCCTGCTGCTCCTGAAAAAAAGGAAGAAACTCCAAAACCGGCGCCTGCTGAAGCAATGCAGCCCGAACCTGCCAAGGAAACATCTGCGCCCGAAGGATGGCCAGGACCGTCAGCAGACGAAATGCCGCCGGTTAAAAAAAGTGAACCAGAACCACAACCTGCTTCAGAAGAACCTGTTGCTGAAAAAGCTAAACCAGCTCCGTTGCCTGAGGAGAAACCAAAGCCTGAAACCAATCCTGCCCAACCAGTGGCAGAGGTATCAGCTCCTCAAAAAACGGATACGCCTGTAGAAAAACCTTCTGCCGAAAAGAAAGCAGAAGAAGAACCGAAAGCAGAAGAAGAACCGAAAGCGGAAAAACCACTAGCAAAAGAGCCTTCCAAAAAAGCCGAAAAAGAAAAAGAAGCGGAGCAACCTTCACTCAATATTGTGGGTTCCATCGACTTGTCAACCATCAACGAGCGCACCAAGCCTGCCCGTAAAAGTGCAGCCGAAAAGCGTAAGCAGCGTGAAGACCGCAAGAAAGCAGTGCCGGCTAAGGGTGCAGAGGAGAAACCAAAAACTGCTAAAACTACAAAAGCTAAAAAATCAGAAAAGCCGGCAGAGAAAAAACCCAAAGCAGAAAAAGCTACACCCCCTACTGCTGAGCAGCAAAAACCAGTTGCCGAGAAGAAGCCTGAAGCCAAAAAGAGTGATCCGTACGAAGATAATTTCCTGAAGACAGAATTCAAAAAACTCGCCGGTCCTAATATCGTTGGTAAAATAGAGCTTCCTGTCGAGAAGAAATATGAAAGAAAAAAACCTGTAGCATCCTCTTCCGATGAAGTAAAGCCGAAGAGAAAGAAACGCAAACGCATCAAAAAAGATGGCCAGGCCACACCTACTGCCGGACAGAGCAAAACACCAACACGCCCTGTCGACAGAGATCGCGCCAAAACCGCCAGACCGGGCAGAGGACGTAAAGCACGCACAGAACCCCGTCGTGAACTTACAGAGGAAGAAGTACAAAAGCAAATTAAGGAAACCTTGGCTCGCCTTAGCGGGGTAGGGAAGTCGAAAGCATCAAAATATCGCAGGCAAAAGCGCGATATAATACATAAACAGCTTGAAAAAGAGGCGCAGGTTCGCGAAGAAGAAAAGAAAGTAATCACCGTTACCGAGTTTGTTACAGCCAACGAGTTGGCGTCGCTGATGAATGTGCAGGTTACCAACGTCATTTCGGTATGCATGCAGCTGGGCTTATTTGTTTCTATTAACCAGCGGCTCGATGCCGAAACCATTGGCGTGGTTGCTGAGGAATTTGGCTTTGGCGTTAAGTTCGAAAGTGCCGAAACTGTCATTAGCGATACCGAAGAGGAGATAGACGAAGAAGGCGACCTGAAATTCCGCTCACCCATTGTTACGGTAATGGGTCACGTGGATCATGGCAAGACCAAGTTGCTCGACCACATCCGGAGTGCCAACGTAATTGCTGGTGAGGCTGGTGGTATCACCCAGCATATTGGTGCTTACGAAGTGATACTTGAAAATGAGAAAAAGATCACGTTCCTCGACACGCCTGGTCACGAAGCATTTACAGCTATGCGTGCCCGCGGAGCCCAGGTTACCGACGTAGCCATCATTGTGATAGCCGCCGACGACAGCGTTATGCCACAAACCGTCGAAGCCATCAACCATGCGCAGGCTGCCGACGTTCCTATCGTTTTTGCTATTAATAAAATAGATAAGCCTACTGCCAATACTGAGCGCATCAAAGAACAGCTTTCGCAGATGAATATTCTGGTAGAAGACTGGGGCGGTAAGTTTCAAAGTCAGGAAATATCCGCCAAAGCAGGAATTAACATCGATGAGCTGCTGGAGAAAGTGCTGCTTGAAGCTGAGTTGCTCGATTTGAAAGCCAATCCGAAACGCCGTGCCAACGGAACTATCATCGAGTCGTCGCTGGATAAAGGCCGGGGATATGTGTCAAAGCTGCTGGTACAAAACGGAACGCTGAATATTGGTGATATCGTAATTGCCGGCGCGCATTATGGCCGTGTAAAAGCAATGTACAACGAACGAAACCTGCCGGTAAAAATCGCTGGTCCGTCGGTACCTGTGCTGATGCTTGGTTTGAATGGAGCGCCACAGGCAGGCGATAGTTTTAAAGTAATGACTGATGAGCGCGATGCAAAGAATATTGCCACTAAGCGGCAGCAGCTACAGCGCGAACAGGACTTCCGGACTCAGAAACACGTTACCCTCGATGAGATCGGTCGCCGGATTGCCATTGGCGATTTTAAAGAGTTAAACATCATTGTAAAAGGTGACGTGGATGGCTCTGTAGAAGCTTTGGCAGATTCGATGCTCAAATTGTCGACACCAGAGGTGCAGGTAAATGTGATTCACAAATCGGTGGGTCAGGTTACAGAAACCGACGTAATGCTTGCCTCGGCTTCCGACGCCATTATTGTGGCCTTCCAGGTGCGTCCATCACTCGGGGCACGCCGACTGGCCGAACGAGAGCAAATCGATATTCGAAGCTACTCCATCATCTATTCAGCCATCGAAGAAATTAAAGCAGCCATCGAGGGCATGCTGGCGCCTACTATCGAAGAGAAAATTGTTTGCAACATTGAGGTGCGTGAGGTTTTCAAAATCACCAAAGTAGGAACCATTGCCGGATGTCTGGTGCTGGATGGAACCATCACCCGAAATACAACGGTGCGCGTGATCCGCGACGGCATTGTAATTTATACTGGCCGACTGGGCTCGCTCAAGCGTTTCAAAGACGACGTGCGCGAGGTTCAGAGCGGTTACGAATGTGGATTGAACATTGAAAATTTCAACGACATCAAGGTGGGCGATATCATCGAAGGTTTCGAAGAAGTGGAGATAGCTCGTAAACTTGATGACTAA
- a CDS encoding DUF3822 family protein, with translation MQAKAHQVQSAFDKSLRIEESKNQRLSIQLSPDGFSFCIYDKQRNKLTGLQAFAFEDVANDRALNLLLTDLLPTIPHLQAEYDKVRIAVENPKSTLLPSALFDTQHMQQYLEFNHRIDATELVLYDRIPMPDAVNVWAFSETIYHKLLQFFPAATIQHHATALIDSLMLQYKNHNAGALVFLNVRKRYFDIVVLNNNNLQLYNAFRFVTNEDFVYYLLFVFEQLGINPELCRVVLYGDIKSATPLFVYLNQYLRHLQVGRRNAALQFSYVFDDIPEQDFYNLIHLQQCEL, from the coding sequence ATGCAAGCTAAAGCACACCAGGTACAATCGGCATTCGATAAATCTCTTCGGATTGAAGAGTCAAAGAATCAACGTTTATCCATCCAGCTTTCGCCGGATGGATTTTCTTTTTGTATCTACGACAAGCAACGCAACAAACTAACCGGATTACAGGCTTTCGCCTTTGAGGATGTTGCAAACGATCGGGCACTCAATCTGCTCCTTACCGATCTTTTACCCACCATTCCGCATTTGCAGGCTGAATACGACAAAGTACGCATAGCTGTCGAAAATCCAAAAAGTACCTTGCTCCCGTCGGCACTATTCGACACGCAGCACATGCAGCAATATCTGGAGTTTAATCATCGGATCGATGCAACGGAACTGGTGCTTTATGATAGGATTCCTATGCCTGACGCAGTGAATGTTTGGGCATTTTCAGAGACGATTTATCACAAGTTGCTTCAGTTTTTTCCGGCGGCTACCATTCAGCATCATGCTACAGCGCTGATCGATAGTCTGATGCTGCAGTACAAAAATCACAACGCTGGGGCATTGGTATTTCTAAATGTTCGCAAGCGATATTTCGACATTGTAGTTCTCAACAACAACAACCTGCAATTGTACAATGCTTTTCGATTTGTCACCAATGAGGATTTCGTCTATTATCTGTTGTTTGTTTTCGAGCAGCTTGGCATCAACCCGGAGCTGTGCAGAGTTGTTTTGTATGGAGATATCAAGTCGGCGACGCCTCTGTTTGTGTATTTAAACCAGTACCTCCGGCACTTGCAGGTGGGGCGGCGCAACGCTGCTCTGCAATTTAGCTACGTGTTCGACGACATTCCTGAACAGGATTTTTATAATCTGATACATTTGCAACAATGCGAATTATAG
- a CDS encoding RsmD family RNA methyltransferase, whose protein sequence is MRIIGGTHKGRRITPPPRLPVRPTTDLAKESLFNILNNLIDFEDLRVLDLFAGTGNITFEFASRQAAVVDSVDINFKCLEFIRATAKELQFGNIRTFRADVFKFIKRPPAQPYDLIFSDAPYELEQIAGLPEIVYGLGWLKKDAWLIIEHPRSIDFTRQQYFDHQRNYGKVNFSFFRQS, encoded by the coding sequence ATGCGAATTATAGGCGGAACACACAAAGGCCGTCGCATTACGCCACCGCCACGATTACCGGTGCGTCCCACCACCGATCTTGCCAAAGAGAGTTTATTCAATATCCTGAACAACCTCATCGACTTTGAAGATTTGCGGGTATTGGATTTATTTGCCGGCACAGGCAACATTACATTTGAATTTGCCTCGCGACAAGCTGCCGTGGTTGATAGTGTAGATATTAATTTCAAATGCCTGGAGTTTATCCGCGCGACGGCCAAAGAGCTGCAGTTTGGTAATATCCGTACCTTTCGGGCCGACGTATTCAAATTCATCAAACGTCCGCCAGCACAGCCTTACGATCTGATTTTTTCGGATGCCCCCTACGAGCTTGAGCAAATAGCCGGGCTTCCGGAAATTGTTTATGGGCTGGGTTGGCTAAAAAAAGATGCCTGGCTCATCATCGAACATCCACGTTCGATCGACTTCACCAGGCAACAATATTTTGATCACCAACGTAATTACGGAAAAGTAAACTTTTCTTTTTTCAGGCAGTCTTAA
- a CDS encoding DUF2795 domain-containing protein encodes MYWTLELASKLEDAPWPATKDELIDFAVRSGAPQEVIENLSEIEDEGEVYERIEDIWPDYPTKDDFFFHEDEY; translated from the coding sequence ATGTATTGGACTCTAGAATTAGCTTCAAAACTTGAAGATGCCCCCTGGCCAGCTACCAAGGATGAATTGATTGACTTTGCCGTTAGATCCGGAGCACCACAAGAGGTGATCGAAAATCTCAGTGAGATTGAAGACGAAGGGGAAGTGTATGAACGCATCGAAGACATTTGGCCCGATTATCCCACCAAGGACGATTTCTTTTTCCACGAAGACGAGTATTAA